From a region of the Branchiostoma floridae strain S238N-H82 chromosome 13, Bfl_VNyyK, whole genome shotgun sequence genome:
- the LOC118428722 gene encoding mitochondrial glycine transporter B-like isoform X1 — protein sequence MRSTTPTIRTRSLSRLLRTSHTTGGGGRLGLEVLHDLSWYGEVSGSSLAKYKIRSLSAAIPGALVLKEKFPSSERVRATMDSIIAAPMIKSFLAGSFSGTCSTILFQPLDLVKTRLQSPLAIGSKSHAGMLKTLVTVIRNEKVAGLWKGVTPSIWRCVPGVGMYFCTLHELKAFFFSETDPTAAQSLLLGATARSIVGVSMLPVTVVKVRYECGMFQYRGVAAALKELYRHEGRKGLYSGLSATLLRDVPFSGIYFMCYSELKKRIPSDQLDSSFVPVLHFTCGIVAGAMASAVTQPADVIKTQMQIHPYKHKWMGSAAITVYEIDGLKGFFRGIVPRTVRRTLMAAMAWTVYEQIMKTLGLK from the exons ATGCGATCTACTACTCCGACTATTCGGACACGGAGCTTGTCTAGGCTTCTCCGTACCAGCCACACTACCGGAGGGGGAGGGCGACTAGGTTTAGAAGTGTTGCACGACCTCAGCTGGTACGGAGAAGTTTCAGGCAGTAGTCTAGCTAAGTATAAAATTAGAAGTCTATCGGCAGCTATTCCAGGAGCACTAGTGCTCAAAGAAAAATTCCCGTCGTCGGAGCGCGTTCGAGCCACCATGGATTCCATTATTGCT GCTCCAATGATTAAGTCATTTCTGGCAGGATCGTTCAGCGGAACATGCTCCACAATTCTCTTCCAACCGCTGGACTTGGTAAAGACACGGCTGCAGAGCCCCCTGGCCATCGG GTCCAAGAGCCATGCTGGCATGCTTAAGACCCTGGTCACTGTCATCCGCAATGAGAAAGTGGCTGGCCTATGGAAGGGGGTCACCCCG TCTATCTGGCGCTGTGTGCCAGGAGTGGGGATGTACTTCTGCACCCTGCACGAACTCAAGGCATTCTTCTTTAG CGAGACCGACCCTACTGCGGCCCAGTCTCTGCTTCTGGGCGCCACAGCGCGCTCGATTGTCGGTGTCTCGATGTTACCCGTCACTGTAGTGAAAGTTAGATACGAG TGTGGGATGTTCCAGTACCGCGGTGTTGCGGCCGCTCTGAAGGAACTGTACCGCCACGAGGGGAGGAAGGGACTGTACAGCGGGCTGAGCGCCACACTGCTGAGGGACGTGCCGTTCTCAGGGATTTACTTCATGTGCTACTCAGAGCTCAAGAAACGCATACCCAGTG ATCAACTGGACTCCAGCTTTGTTCCCGTCCTCCACTTCACGTGCGGCATCGTCGCGGGGGCGATGGCCTCGGCCGTCACGCAGCCTGCCGACGTCATCAAGACTCAGATGCAGATCCACCCCTACAAACACAAGTGGATGGGGTCGGCTGCCATCACGGTGTACGAG ATCGATGGGCTGAAAGGCTTCTTCAGAGGCATCGTTCCACGAACGGTTCGCCGCACGCTGATGGCCGCCATGGCGTGGACGGTCTACGAACAAATCATGAAGACGCTGGGGCTGAAGTAG
- the LOC118428578 gene encoding 72 kDa type IV collagenase-like, producing the protein MDRMDEAVKYLEYYGYLKKTLGTRPEEEVKKAIEKFQTVVGLPVNGELDDATFQKMTKARCLRSDPAAMTDPAAPIVGRIARYRLKWNKRKLTYRIKNYTPDLPEEEVDDAVRRGLQVWSNVTPLVFEKTSAYSDIEMSFEKYGHGDEDPLDGPGGTLAHAFFPGPGIGGDVHFDDSETWTVRSFRGTNLFIVAAHELGHSLGLDHSDVRGSLMFPIYQGYTPNFKLHKDDIKRIQNLYGTDMFLVSWIVQDMVVQDTVVHLAGNPKTRTSQDATAAFFRKPKEGVRRFVVLS; encoded by the exons ATGGACCGAATG GACGAGGCCGTAAAGTACCTAGAATACTACGGCTACTTGAAAAAGACTTTGGGCACAAGACCGGAAGAGGAAGTGAAGAAGGCCATTGAGAAGTTTCAGACGGTTGTTGGTCTTCCAGTAAATG GTGAGCTAGACGACGCCACGTTCCAGAAGATGACGAAGGCGCGGTGCCTGCGGTCCGACCCGGCAGCCATGACGGACCCGGCCGCCCCCATCGTCGGGAGGATCGCGCGCTACCGCCTCAAGTGGAACAAGAGGAAACTCACCTACAGAATCAAGAATTACACGCCCGACCTACCCGAGGAAGAGGTGGACGACGCTGTCAGGAGGGGGCTACAG GTGTGGTCCAACGTCACACCCCTGGTGTTCGAAAAGACGTCGGCTTACTCCGACATCGAGATGTCGTTCGAAAAGTACGGGCACGGCGATGAGGACCCGCTGGACGGGCCGGGTGGGACCCTGGCACACGCCTTCTTCCCCGGGCCCGGGATCGGCGGGGACGTGCACTTCGACGACTCCGAGACCTGGACCGTGCGCTCTTTCAGAG GCACAAACCTGTTCATTGTAGCGGCGCACGAGCTAGGACACAGTCTGGGACTGGACCATTCCGACGTGCGGGGGTCCCTCATGTTTCCCATCTACCAGGGATACACGCCCAACTTCAAACTACACAAGGACGACATCAAGAGGATTCAGAATCTTTATGGTACGGACATGTTTCTTGTATCATGGATTGTTCAAGATATGGTGGTTCAAGACACAGTTGTTCACCTTGCT GGAAACCCGAAAACCCGGACGAGTCAGGATGCAACTGCTGCATTCTTTAGAAAGCCGAAAGAGGGCGTTCGACGTTTTGTAGTGCTGTCGTAA
- the LOC118428723 gene encoding lysosomal Pro-X carboxypeptidase-like: protein MDDQRVLLAMLANRLLFVYVVLSQGSCSVSVSATDVPGYKTRYVEVQVDHFSFANPDTFLLRYLVNDTYFKDGGPIFFYTGNEGDIEGFVKNTGLLMEMAPRFGAMVIFAEHRYYGQSMPYGEESFKDPAHLGYLTSTQALADFAVLITRLRKTASGAANSPVFAFGGSYGGMLAAWIRMKYPHLVAGSLASAASIFQYPGITDCEAYSHVATRTFQRSAAGCPGRIRSSWDIIDDLGKTGAGLQNLTSMFRLCERLTADDMPALVDWLVNLWMIYALIDYPYPANFLTPLPAWPVKEACHLIVSNEDVLSGVAAAAKLYFNYTGQTACLDISKPYYGGLAWQYQACTEQIEPICSDGVNDMFPAIPWDLSAFSEACYERWKVRPRPHWAVTEYWGRNISAASNIIFSNGDLDPWSAGCVLKSLSDSLVAIVMEDAAHHLDLRPSNPADPPSVIKARAQEADIIEKWIQEYRAAGL, encoded by the exons ATGGACGACCAAAGAGTCTTGTTAGCCATGTTAGCTAATAGGTTGTTGTTTGTATATGTTGTGTTGAGTCAGGGAAGCTGCAGTGTTAGCGTCAGTGCGACGGATGTGCCGGGATACAAGACGCGTTATGTTGAAGTACAG GTTGACCACTTTAGCTTTGCGAACCCAGACACCTTCCTGCTGCGATACCTGGTCAACGACACCTATTTCAAAGATGGAGGCCCAATTTTCTTCTACACAGGGAATGAAGGGGATATTGAAGGCTTCGTCAAGAATACA GGGTTGTTAATGGAGATGGCACCTAGGTTTGGTGCGATGGTCATCTTTGCAGAGCATCGCTACTATGGGCAGTCTATGCCTTACGGAGAGGAGTCGTTTAAG GACCCCGCCCACCTGGGTTACCTGACGTCGACCCAAGCACTGGCGGACTTCGCCGTCCTGATCACCCGTCTGAGGAAAACCGCTTCCGGGGCCGCGAACAGCCCCGTCTTCGCTTTTGGAGGGTCGTATGGGGGCATGCTCGCCGCCTGGATACGGATGAAGTATCCCCACCTAGTGGCAGG GTCCCTTGCCTCTGCTGCATCTATATTCCAGTACCCAGGGATCACAGACTGCGAGGCGTACTCTCACGTCGCCACCAGGACCTTCCAGCGGTCAGCAGCAGGCTGTCCGGGACGGATCAGGTCTTCTTGGGACATCATTGATGACTTAGGGAAGACAG GTGCAGGCCTCCAAAACCTGACGTCGATGTTCCGTCTGTGTGAGCGGCTGACTGCAGACGACATGCCTGCCCTGGTGGACTGGCTGGTGAACCTGTGGATGATCTATGCCCTGATAGACTACCCGTACCCTGCAAACTTCCTCACACCACTGCCGGCCTGGCCTGTCAAG gaAGCTTGTCACCTGATAGTAAGCAATGAGGATGTGCTGTCTGGTGTTGCAGCTGCAGCAAAGCTGTACTTCAACTACACAGGACAGACGGCCTGTCTGGACATCTCAAAACCATACTACGGGGGCCTGGCATGGCAATATCAG GCCTGTACGGAGCAGATTGAGCCGATATGTTCGGACGGCGTGAACGACATGTTCCCCGCCATCCCGTGGGACCTGTCAGCGTTCTCGGAGGCCTGCTACGAGAGGTGGAAGGTCAGACCTCGGCCGCACTGGGCGGTGACGGAGTACTGGGGTCGGAACATCAGCGCAGCCAGCAACATTATCTTCAG TAACGGTGACCTTGACCCCTGGTCAGCTGGGTGTGTTCTGAAGTCCCTGTCAGACTCCCTGGTTGCCATAGTGATGGAGGACGCCGCCCACCACCTCGACCTTCGACCCAGCAACCCTGCTGACCCCCCCTCTGTCATAAAGGCCCGAGCACAGGAGGCGGATATCATCGAAAAGTGGATACAGGAATATCGtgcagcagggttgtag
- the LOC118428722 gene encoding mitochondrial glycine transporter-like isoform X4 codes for MGQAKAVDYAPMIKSFLAGSFSGTCSTILFQPLDLVKTRLQSPLAIGSKSHAGMLKTLVTVIRNEKVAGLWKGVTPSIWRCVPGVGMYFCTLHELKAFFFSETDPTAAQSLLLGATARSIVGVSMLPVTVVKVRYECGMFQYRGVAAALKELYRHEGRKGLYSGLSATLLRDVPFSGIYFMCYSELKKRIPSDQLDSSFVPVLHFTCGIVAGAMASAVTQPADVIKTQMQIHPYKHKWMGSAAITVYEIDGLKGFFRGIVPRTVRRTLMAAMAWTVYEQIMKTLGLK; via the exons ATGGGCCAGGCCAAGGCGGTTGATTAT GCTCCAATGATTAAGTCATTTCTGGCAGGATCGTTCAGCGGAACATGCTCCACAATTCTCTTCCAACCGCTGGACTTGGTAAAGACACGGCTGCAGAGCCCCCTGGCCATCGG GTCCAAGAGCCATGCTGGCATGCTTAAGACCCTGGTCACTGTCATCCGCAATGAGAAAGTGGCTGGCCTATGGAAGGGGGTCACCCCG TCTATCTGGCGCTGTGTGCCAGGAGTGGGGATGTACTTCTGCACCCTGCACGAACTCAAGGCATTCTTCTTTAG CGAGACCGACCCTACTGCGGCCCAGTCTCTGCTTCTGGGCGCCACAGCGCGCTCGATTGTCGGTGTCTCGATGTTACCCGTCACTGTAGTGAAAGTTAGATACGAG TGTGGGATGTTCCAGTACCGCGGTGTTGCGGCCGCTCTGAAGGAACTGTACCGCCACGAGGGGAGGAAGGGACTGTACAGCGGGCTGAGCGCCACACTGCTGAGGGACGTGCCGTTCTCAGGGATTTACTTCATGTGCTACTCAGAGCTCAAGAAACGCATACCCAGTG ATCAACTGGACTCCAGCTTTGTTCCCGTCCTCCACTTCACGTGCGGCATCGTCGCGGGGGCGATGGCCTCGGCCGTCACGCAGCCTGCCGACGTCATCAAGACTCAGATGCAGATCCACCCCTACAAACACAAGTGGATGGGGTCGGCTGCCATCACGGTGTACGAG ATCGATGGGCTGAAAGGCTTCTTCAGAGGCATCGTTCCACGAACGGTTCGCCGCACGCTGATGGCCGCCATGGCGTGGACGGTCTACGAACAAATCATGAAGACGCTGGGGCTGAAGTAG